From a region of the Branchiostoma floridae strain S238N-H82 chromosome 13, Bfl_VNyyK, whole genome shotgun sequence genome:
- the LOC118428585 gene encoding NXPE family member 3-like: MTLERKVEMTYSRRLGAFVVLIAFNIVVFLALHVTFYSSSRAHFLTQKRGHLIGRVNSRLALERVTHTNSTTFVVLGREREYRQGDVLTAVIQARDAGGRPKTYGGDFFRAKLVSVRPREASSAGHVTDHGNGTYTVQFPLYFVGGVKVSIELVHPSEAVKILRCIREVPAKRGYECIFIDFQRGTREERPCFTSQPPGRPPHQLCDLSRKEANGTWFCERPDSLPCSAIAACRRNVTEKGKGSSTRLDVASEDEMKLFRKPYVESEPLKQDSPRPIDVKESVSPIFHSLPACPAIAVNKELNVAVHYRSHGLPVLGSQWMNISRIRYVVDEVDSIHGGPNTVIVLGLWAHFTAEPLEMFRARLYAIQNAIRRLLQRSPGTRVFVRTGTTREHKGMSFYLRGSDWLAYQITQEIRKIFGPDRSVVVLDTWDMSVCQWEADDVHPGPAMVDSQMNMLLSHICPE; this comes from the exons ATGACACTAGAGCGTAAG GTAGAGATGACCTACTCTCGAAGGCTGGGAGCGTTTGTAGTGCTCATCGCCTTCAACATTGTTGTGTTTCTAGCATTG CATGTGACCTTCTACTCTTCGAGTCGAGCACATTTTCTGACACAAAAGCGAGGTCACTTAATTGGACGGGTTAATAGCCGCCTGGCCCTGGAGCGagttacacacacaaacagcaccaCGTTTGTAGTGCTCGGCAGAGAGCGGGAGTACCGCCAAGGGGACGTTCTTACTGCAGTCATACAGGCGAGAGACGCCGGTGGAAGACCGAAGACGTACGGAGGAGACTTTTTCCGCGCGAAGCTCGTCAGTGTCCGGCCCAGGGAGGCGAGTAGCGCTGGGCACGTGACCGACCATGGGAACGGTACCTACACGGTGCAGTTCCCACTGTACTTCGTAGGGGGCGTCAAG GTGTCGATCGAACTCGTGCACCCTAGCGAGGCAGTGAAGATACTGCGGTGCATACGAGAGGTCCCTGCAAAGAGAGGGTACGAATGTATCTTCATAGACTTCCAGCGGGGCACCCGAGAGGAACGACCATGTTTCACCTCTCAACCTCCGGGACGGCCACCGCACCAACTGTGCGATCTGTCCAGAAAGGAGGCGAACGGGACTTGGTTCTGCGAGAGACCGGACTCTTTGCCGTGCTCTGCTATCGCAGCATGTCGTCGAAACGTGACCGAGAAGGGAAAGGGGTCATCGACAAGACTTGATGTAGCGTCAGAAGACGAAATGAAACTCTTTCGAAA ACCGTATGTAGAATCAGAGCCTCTGAAACAGGACAGCCCAAGACCCATAGATGTCAAGGAATCAGTATCGCCCATCTTCCACAGTCTTCCCGCAT GCCCTGCAATTGCTGTCAACAAAGAACTGAACGTCGCTGTTCACTACCGTTCTCACGGCCTCCCCGTATTGGGATCGCAGTGGATGAACATCTCCCGAATCAGATACGTTGTAGACGAGGTAGACTCCATCCATGGCGGCCCAAACACGGTCATAGTTCTGGGTCTATGGGCTCACTTTACGGCTGAACCTCTAGAGATGTTTCGGGCTCGACTCTACGCCATCCAGAACGCCATACGTCGTCTTCTCCAGCGCAGTCCCGGCACGCGGGTGTTCGTGAGGACTGGAACGACGCGAGAACACAAAGGCATGTCCTTCTACCTGCGCGGAAGCGACTGGCTGGCGTATCAGATCACACAAGAAATCAGAAAGATCTTCGGGCCTGATAGGAGCGTGGTTGTGTTGGACACGTGGGACATGAGCGTGTGCCAGTGGGAAGCTGATGATGTTCACCCGGGACCTGCTATGGTAGACAGTCAGATGAACATGCTACTGTCTCATATATGCCCCGAGTAG
- the LOC118428584 gene encoding NXPE family member 3-like, whose amino-acid sequence MMAMRFRRLTAAFGTLSLVVLLAVNGTFYYTRMQNDTHNSRQPLRLPAFRENELQENEPMEEETSPLEAEAIYPDIPAHEKQSPTEQDTREQVTHPHFTKFAVLNTQRGYRQGDVLTAVIQARDASGRPKTYGGDFFRAKLVSVRPREASSAGHVTDHGNGTYTVQFPLYWTGEARVSVQLVHPSEAVKVLRRVRDVPAKRSFTCMFIDAKSGDREKRPCFTAQPPELPPERLCDFSRHEANGTWFCEKPESLPCDAIVACRREVSLKTDQPTILVSEDEWKLFLSPYVDTELEQDDPVVINVKESEQPLTDRLPECSGQAPDAMTNGYWSGNGWNSTVCNVRQFTRTDMRRCVANKTLYLQGDSTIRKWFQWFAGKEQSRHKGSLKGGPAILSDKDSNSVVTYRAHGLPVLGSEWMNISKIRYIADELDSIKGGPDTLIVLGLGAQFTTEPIEMFRARLYAIQNAIRRLLQRSPGTRVFVRTGTTRDHKSQRLYLRGSDWLAYQIVQEIRQIFGPDRNAVVLDTWDMSVCQWEVENLHNGTAMMDAQMNMFLSHICPKA is encoded by the exons ATGATGGCCATGCGATTCCGCCGTCTGACGGCAGCGTTCGGCACTCTGTCCCTGGTGGTGCTGTTGGCAGTG AATGGTACATTCTACTATACAAGGATGCAAAATGATACGCACAACTCTCGTCAACCTTTGAGGCTTCCGGCATTCCGGGAAAACGAGCTTCAGGAAAATGAGCCGATGGAAGAAGAGACGAGCCCCCTGGAGGCCGAGGCCATATATCCAGACATCCCGGCACACGAGAAGCAAAGCCCTACCGAACAAGACACCCGCGAGCAAGTCACGCACCCCCACTTCACCAAGTTCGCTGTGCTGAACACACAGCGGGGGTACCGCCAAGGAGACGTTCTTACTGCAGTCATACAGGCGAGAGACGCCAGTGGAAGACCGAAGACGTACGGTGGAGACTTTTTCCGCGCGAAGCTTGTCAGTGTCCGGCCTAGAGAGGCCAGTAGCGCTGGGCACGTGACCGACCATGGGAACGGTACCTACACGGTGCAGTTCCCACTGTACTGGACAGGGGAGGCCAGG GTATCGGTGCAGCTCGTCCATCCAAGCGAAGCTGTGAAGGTTCTGCGGCGCGTGCGGGATGTTCCCGCCAAGAGATCCTTCACCTGCATGTTCATCGATGCCAAGAGCGGCGACAGGGAGAAGCGGCCGTGTTTTACCGCCCAACCTCCGGAACTGCCGCCTGAGCGACTCTGCGATTTCTCCAGACACGAAGCCAACGGGACTTGGTTCTGCGAGAAGCCCGAATCTCTGCCCTGTGATGCCATCGTCGCTTGTCGACGCGAGGTCAGCCTGAAGACCGACCAGCCGACAATTCTGGTGTCAGAGGATGAATGGAAACTCTTTCTCAG TCCGTATGTAGACACGGAGCTGGAACAAGACGACCCAGTTGTGATAAACGTGAAGGAATCGGAACAGCCCCTGACCGACCGTCTTCCCGAATGTTCTGGACAAGCACCCGACGCCATGACCAACGGCTACTGGTCCGGCAACGGCTGGAACTCGACGGTCTGCAATGTGCGACAGTTTACCAGAACGGACATGCGCCGATGTGTTGCCAATAAGACGCTCTACCTACAAGGCGATTCCACCATCAGGAAATGGTTCCAATGGTTCGCCGGGAAGGAGCAGAGCAGGCATAAGGGAAGCCTGAAAGGAG GCCCAGCAATCTTATCGGACAAAGATAGTAACAGCGTGGTGACCTACCGTGCTCACGGCCTGCCCGTACTGGGGTCGGAGTGGATGAACATCTCCAAAATCAGGTACATCGCGGACGAGCTGGACTCGATCAAAGGCGGTCCAGATACGCTCATAGTTCTGGGCCTGGGGGCACAGTTCACTACCGAGCCTATAGAGATGTTTCGGGCTCGGCTCTACGCCATACAGAACGCCATACGCCGTCTTCTCCAGCGCAGTCCCGGCACGCGGGTGTTCGTGAGAACTGGAACGACGCGAGACCACAAAAGTCAGCGACTCTACCTTCGCGGAAGCGACTGGCTGGCGTATCAGATCGTGCAAGAAATCAGACAGATCTTCGGGCCTGACAGGAACGCCGTGGTTCTGGACACGTGGGACATGAGCGTGTGCCAGTGGGAGGTGGAAAATCTTCACAACGGAACCGCTATGATGGATGCTCAGATGAACATGTTTCTGTCTCACATATGTCCTAAAGCCTAA